Proteins encoded together in one Coffea arabica cultivar ET-39 chromosome 2c, Coffea Arabica ET-39 HiFi, whole genome shotgun sequence window:
- the LOC113723881 gene encoding G-type lectin S-receptor-like serine/threonine-protein kinase SD1-29 isoform X5 produces the protein MGKYSDIFSSSFLVLFNILFIFPACCASNDTITPSQPLKVGQTLISAGQIFELGFFSPDNSSGLYVGIWYKIGPDRRIVWVANRGNALSASDLASRLIISSDGNLKVEDGKQNSVWSTNASVPLNSSIAVLQDDGDFILKDNLLGATLWESFSDPSDTLIATMPLGCCSRSGQKLFLTAWQSENDPAPGKFVVGLSDDKPAQLFTWNGTKPYWRSGPWNGWKFIGAEVKDSGYGSGVSLTQNNQMGKPSLTFNLFNKPHITNLVVSPTGVMEVMHKEGQNVPWKVLWAAIQTPCDVYGACGPFSACSSSGSPTCECLKGFFPLSNEEWSKGNWTSGCLRRTELMCSTNSSNLTSKASKPDGFWKLIQMKLPDHHLFLYNEDAQGCSQWCLSNCSCLAYAYPDGIGCMVWVTELVDIRQSSYGGEDLYLRVANSELGVKRRYTKVIISCVAIAVGFLLVVSICRVQRWKAKRRVMHTDTPLNEKNSETRNWCTIKGFRKNCRVVGLLLSGNRGTLRETTREDIKEGPALARGSSSELSMIDINMIKIATNNFSEANKLGEGGFGTVYKLNSMQGKLEDGQQIAVKRLSRHAGQGMEEFKNEVILVSKLQHRNLVRLLGCCIQGEEKIVILEYLKNRSLDTFLFDRTRRLELDWGKRFHIIQGIARGLLYLHRDSCLRIIHRDLKASNILLDDDMNPKISDFGLARPFRVTQEQANTRRVVGTISSRSRQSMPA, from the exons ATGGGGAAGTACAGTGATATCTTTAGCTCATCATTTCTTGTGCTTTTTAAcatcctcttcatttttccggCATGTTGTGCATCAAATGACACCATAACTCCATCCCAACCACTCAAGGTTGGACAAACTCTAATCTCCGCTGGGCAAATCTTTGAACTAGGATTCTTCAGTCCAGATAATTCAAGTGGATTGTATGTTGGAATCTGGTACAAGATTGGTCCTGATCGTAGAATTGTTTGGGTTGCAAACAGAGGAAACGCACTCTCAGCTAGTGACTTGGCTTCAAGGCTGATAATCAGCAGTGACGGGAATCTAAAGGTTGAAGATGGAAAGCAAAACAGTGTCTGGTCAACAAATGCTTCTGTCCCATTAAATAGCTCTATAGCGGTGCTTCAAGATGATGGGGACTTCATCCTTAAAGATAACCTTTTAGGGGCGACTCTATGGGAAAGCTTTTCTGATCCCTCTGATACACTTATAGCAACCATGCCGCTTGGATGTTGCAGCAGGAGTGGACAGAAATTGTTCTTGACAGCTTGGCAAAGTGAGAACGATCCAGCACCTGGAAAGTTTGTTGTTGGACTTTCAGATGACAAACCAGCACAGCTTTTCACATGGAATGGTACAAAACCATACTGGAGATCAGGTCCATGGAATGGATGGAAGTTCATTGGTGCAGAAGTTAAGGATAGTGGGTATGGAAGTGGAGTAAGTCTGACTCAAAACAATCAGATGGGAAAACCATCTCTGACTTTCAACCTTTTCAACAAGCCACACATTACAAATTTGGTTGTCTCACCAACAGGTGTGATGGAGGTAATGCATAAGGAAGGACAAAATGTACCATGGAAGGTGCTTTGGGCAGCAATTCAAACTCCATGCGATGTATATGGAGCTTGTGGACCCTTCAGTGCTTGTAGCAGCAGTGGATCTCCAACTTGTGAGTGCCTAAAAGGGTTCTTTCCGTTGTCAAATGAGGAATGGAGTAAGGGAAATTGGACAAGTGGATGTTTGCGGCGTACAGAGTTGATGTGCAGTACGAATAGTAGCAACTTAACATCTAAAGCATCTAAACCGGATGGCTTCTGGAAGCTCATTCAGATGAAATTACCAGATCATCATCTGTTTCTTTACAATGAAGATGCCCAAGGGTGTAGCCAATGGTGCCTGAGTAACTGCTCTTGTTTGGCATATGCATATCCAGATGGAATCGGGTGTATGGTTTGGGTAACAGAGCTTGTGGACATTCGGCAATCCTCGTACGGTGGAGAGGATCTATATCTTCGGGTCGCTAATTCAGAGCTAG GAGTAAAAAGAAGATATACCAAGGTCATCATCAGCTGCGTAGCTATAGCAGTCGGCTTCCTCTTGGTCGTGTCAATATGTCGTGTTCAAAGATGGAAAGCAAAGAGAAGAG TTATGCATACAGACACACCTCTCAATGAAAAAAATTCAGAGACAAGAAATTGGTGCACGATAAAGGGCTTCAGAAAAAACTGCAGAGTGGTCGGTCTCCTTCTGTCCGGGAATAGGGGTACTTTGAGAGAGACTACACGAGAGGATATCAAGGAAGGACCTGCCTTAGCCAGGGGGTCCTCGTCGGAGCTTTCGATGATCGATATTAATATGATAAAAATAGCTACCAACAACTTCAGTGAAGCTAACAAGTTAGGTGAAGGAGGATTTGGCACAGTTTACAAG CTGAATTCCATGCAGGGGAAATTAGAAGATGGACAGCAAATAGCTGTGAAAAGGCTTTCACGTCACGCAGGGCAAGGCATGGAGGAGTTCAAGAATGAGGTCATACTGGTATCTAAACTTCAGCACAGGAACCTTGTAAGGCTGCTGGGTTGCTGCAttcaaggagaagaaaagataGTAATTCTTGAATACCTGAAAAATAGAAGCTTGGACACATTCCTCTTCG ATCGAACAAGAAGGTTGGAGCTAGACTGGGGGAAACGGTTCCACATAATTCAGGGCATTGCCAGAGGGCTTCTATACCTCCATAGAGATTCTTGTTTGAGAATCATTCACAGAGATTTGAAGGCCAGCAACATTCTCTTGGACGATGACATGAACCCCAAAATCTCAGACTTTGGGCTGGCACGACCTTTCCGAGTTACACAAGAACAAGCTAATACCCGCAGAGTGGTGGGAACAAT ATCTTCCCGTAGCAGACAAAGCATGCCTGCCTGA